The following is a genomic window from Bacteroidia bacterium.
GCTTGAAGTGGAAGCCCCGCGTCCTGCGGCATCCGACAGCGATCCGCGGCGCATCTCCGGTCTGCTTATCGCCGAGACCCCGCGCCTCTGGCTGGTTTTCGATGCCGGACTCGTCGGTCCTGATTATCAGCCGGGGCATGCGCATTGCGATACCCTGAGTTTCGAGCTGTCGGTGGACGGTCGGAGATTCATATCGGATACCGGCGTCTTTCATTATAAAGAGTCGCCCGAGCGGACCTACTCCCGCAGTACCGCCGCGCATTCCACCATCGAGATAGACGGGCGGGAGCAGTCCGAGGTCTGGAAAAGCTTCCGTGTCGGTCGCCGCGCGAAGATCCGTCACATGAGCAGGACTGTGCAGGATGGGTTGATCATCCTGCGCGGGATGCACGACGGCTATACGCGCTATGGAAAAGGGCTGCTGCACGAGCGTGCCGTAGTTGTCGGCACGGACTGGATACTCGTCGCCGACTGGCTGCACGGATCGGGCTGTCACCGATGGAGCAGCCGTGTGCATCTGCATCCGGGAGTGGAAGCCTCGGCAGCGGAAGCGGGACTGCGCCTTCGGAATGGCGAAACCACCGCATGCGTCACGACATTCGGCAACACTGCTTTGCGCGTGGAAGAAACAGACATGTATCCGGCGTTCGGGGAGAGAGCGGCCCGAAACAGTATTGTCCTGGAGGGGGCTGGTGATTTCCCGATGCTGACAGGATTCATGCTCTCTTTTGGCGAGGATGTCCCGGTCCTCACCTTCCCGGAATCCGCGACAGGTGAACTGCGTATCGGTCCATTGACGGTGAAATCTGTTCTCCACCGATGATGACGGGATGAATTGCCGTTGAGTCACACTCCAAAACGCTCTGCTTCATAGGCAATAATCGACTGAGGCGAGGGTGTGCATCACTTTGGCTGACAAGACTTCCTCATGCGGGGTCATCATGTTCACGCTTTCATGATGTCCAGCCCAAGGGCCCCGTGTAACATCGCTTGAGCCCATGTGTCCCTTGACTATATTGTGATCATGGGTTTACCACCGTTGCATATCCTCTACATCTGCCAGTATTTCCCTCCCGAAATGGGGGCTCCCGCCGCGCGGGCGTATGAGTTCAGCACGCGCTGGGTCAAGGCCGGGCACCGCGTGACGGTAATCTGCGGGATACCCAATCATCCCACAGGCGTTGTGCAGCCGGGGTACCGTCGGCAGTGGCGGAAAAAAGAAATCATCGACGGGGTGGAAGTGCATCGCATGTGGGTGTATGTCACCCCGAACAGCGGTACACTCAAACGCAGTCTCAACTATCTGTCCTTCGGTGTGACGGCCGTTCTCGGCGCTTTGCGTCTGCGCCATGTGGATGTCTGCATCGCCAGCACACCGCAATTCTTCGCCGGCCTCGCGGGCACCGTCCTGCGCACGCTCAAGCGCCTTCCGCTGCTGCTCGAGGTGCGCGACCTCTGGCCGGACTCCATCGAGGCGGTGCAGGTGCACAAGGGGGGAGTGGTGATTTCCCTTCTGCGGCGCGTCGAGCGCTTCATGTATCGCAGCGCGGACCGCATCGTCGTGGTGAGCCCCGCATTTCGCGCACACATCGAGGGGACGAATATTCCGCCGGAGAGCATCCGTGTCGTGCCGAATGGCGTGAATACCGCCCTCTTCGCGCCGGCGCAGCGCGGGGATCGTCGGGTGCTTCACGATCTCGACGGACGTTTCATCGTCGCCTACATCGGGACGCACGGACTTGCCCATGCGCTGGAAACCGCGGTCGATGCCGCCACACTGCTGCAGGATCAATCGGATATTCATTTCCTCTTCGCCGGTGAAGGCGCGCGAAAAGCGGCGCTCAAGGAGTACGCCGGCGACGCACAGAATATCACGTTTCTCGACCAGTTGCCGCGCAGCGAGATCGCCGTACTACTCGGTGAGATCGATGTCGCTCTGGTGTTGCTCCGCGATACTCCGCTTTTCGCCACCGTCATCCCTTCGAAGATGTTCGAAATCATGGGCACGGGGGTGCCGATGATTCTCGGCGTTCGCGGACAGGCGTGCGATATCCTTCACGAGGCGGGAGCGGGAATCGCGATTGAACCGGAAAATGCGCGCCAGCTCGCCGACGCGGTACTCCGTCTGCGCGACGATCCCGCCTTCGCCGCACAGTGCGGAAAAAATGCCTTTCTCCATGTACGCAAACAGTACGATCTTGATCAATTAGCGCGAAACTATCTCGACATTATCGCCTCGATGCCATGAAACGCTGTACCTCGACAACAACTCTGCTGCTTGTTTTCGTACTTGTCGCGTCGGCACGGCTGCACGCGCAGCACATCTCCGGGTCGCCCTTCCGTATCGAGCGCGTTTCCGCCTCGCTCTGGCGCGTCACCGCGCAGCACGAGGGCCCGCGTATCGTGCGCATGCCGGGAGAGCCGGCATATTCCGCCGTGCTCATGCCGGGTTACGAGCAACGCGTCCTGCCAGGATTGCCCGCCCTGCCGGTGGCTTTTCTGTCCTTCGCCCTGCCGCCGGATGGCGCACTTGCGGTCAAGGTGCTGTCGGTGCAGGAGGAGCAGTTGACCACGTCGCTCGCTCCCTTTGGCGGAATGGAATACGCCTCCCGCCCGCAGACGGAATGGGTGGAGACTGTTCCTGTCACCGAACGGAATGAGTATCGAAACGGGGGCATACGTTTTTCGCCGGTGCGTGTTGTTGCCGGTGGTTTACGCTGGGCGCGCAGCATTACGCTGGAGATACGTATCGACGGGGCGGAAAGCGCTCTTGCTGCTACCGCGCGGTCAGCGGATCGATCCTTTGT
Proteins encoded in this region:
- a CDS encoding glycosyltransferase family 4 protein encodes the protein MSLDYIVIMGLPPLHILYICQYFPPEMGAPAARAYEFSTRWVKAGHRVTVICGIPNHPTGVVQPGYRRQWRKKEIIDGVEVHRMWVYVTPNSGTLKRSLNYLSFGVTAVLGALRLRHVDVCIASTPQFFAGLAGTVLRTLKRLPLLLEVRDLWPDSIEAVQVHKGGVVISLLRRVERFMYRSADRIVVVSPAFRAHIEGTNIPPESIRVVPNGVNTALFAPAQRGDRRVLHDLDGRFIVAYIGTHGLAHALETAVDAATLLQDQSDIHFLFAGEGARKAALKEYAGDAQNITFLDQLPRSEIAVLLGEIDVALVLLRDTPLFATVIPSKMFEIMGTGVPMILGVRGQACDILHEAGAGIAIEPENARQLADAVLRLRDDPAFAAQCGKNAFLHVRKQYDLDQLARNYLDIIASMP